Proteins from a single region of Limosilactobacillus fermentum:
- the serS gene encoding serine--tRNA ligase yields the protein MLDIKQIRQQPDWFKEKLATRGVQPEEIDAVLELDAKRRELLQQTETLKAKRNEASKKIGEAKRAKQSADEAIAEMRQVGEDIKALDEQVEANDKDLFDKLAHLPNVPHEGVPVSLTEDGAEELRKVGQARQFDFEPKHHWEIGENLGILDFERAGKVSGSRFVYYVGLGAQLERALYNFMLDEHMKEGYTEVLPPYIVNAHAMYGTGQFPKFKQDVYQVNGEDMTLIPTAEVPLTNYFAGEVIPAEKLPVYVTALTPSFRSEAGSAGRDTRGLIRMHQFNKVEMVKYTKQDQSWEELDKMTANAENILQKLGLPYHVITLTTSDMSFTASETHDLELWMPAQNKYREVSSCSNCLDFQARRLHMQYRDENGKLQYVHTLNGSGLAVGRTLAAILENYQNEDGSVTIPEVLVPYFHGITKITKENAVPFNNK from the coding sequence ATGTTAGACATCAAGCAAATTCGCCAACAACCGGACTGGTTCAAAGAAAAGCTGGCCACCCGGGGCGTTCAACCAGAAGAAATCGACGCCGTGCTGGAACTGGACGCCAAGCGGCGCGAACTCCTGCAACAAACCGAAACCCTGAAGGCCAAGCGTAACGAAGCCTCCAAGAAGATCGGGGAAGCTAAGCGGGCCAAGCAATCCGCTGACGAAGCAATTGCCGAGATGCGCCAAGTCGGCGAAGACATCAAGGCCTTAGACGAACAGGTGGAAGCAAACGACAAGGACCTCTTTGACAAGCTAGCCCACCTGCCGAACGTCCCTCACGAAGGGGTGCCGGTTAGCCTGACCGAAGATGGGGCCGAAGAACTGCGTAAGGTAGGTCAAGCCCGTCAATTCGACTTTGAACCAAAGCACCACTGGGAAATCGGCGAAAACCTCGGGATTTTGGACTTTGAACGGGCCGGTAAGGTTTCTGGCTCCCGCTTCGTCTACTACGTCGGCCTCGGGGCTCAATTAGAACGGGCGCTGTACAACTTCATGCTCGATGAACACATGAAGGAAGGCTACACCGAAGTCTTGCCGCCGTACATCGTCAATGCTCACGCGATGTACGGGACCGGTCAATTCCCGAAGTTTAAGCAGGACGTTTACCAAGTGAACGGCGAAGACATGACCCTGATCCCGACCGCCGAAGTTCCGTTGACCAACTACTTTGCCGGCGAAGTGATCCCCGCAGAAAAGCTGCCGGTTTACGTGACGGCCTTGACGCCTAGCTTCCGTTCCGAAGCTGGGTCAGCTGGTCGCGATACCCGCGGGTTGATCCGGATGCACCAATTCAACAAGGTCGAAATGGTTAAGTACACCAAGCAAGATCAATCCTGGGAAGAACTCGACAAGATGACGGCCAACGCCGAAAACATCCTCCAAAAGCTCGGCCTGCCGTACCACGTCATCACCCTGACGACTTCGGACATGAGCTTCACGGCCTCCGAAACCCACGACCTGGAACTGTGGATGCCGGCCCAAAATAAGTACCGGGAAGTTTCCTCTTGCTCCAACTGCTTGGACTTCCAAGCCCGGCGCCTGCACATGCAATACCGGGACGAAAACGGTAAGCTCCAATACGTGCACACCCTGAACGGTTCTGGTTTAGCCGTTGGGCGGACGTTGGCGGCCATCTTAGAAAACTACCAAAACGAAGACGGCTCCGTGACGATTCCAGAAGTGCTGGTACCGTACTTCCACGGCATCACCAAGATCACCAAGGAAAACGCCGTGCCGTTTAACAACAAGTAA
- the trpS gene encoding tryptophan--tRNA ligase, producing the protein MKKKVILTGDRPTGKLHIGHYVGSLRERVKMQESGEYDPFIMIADQQALTDNARDPEKIRRSLTEVALDYLAVGLDPAKSTLFVQSQIPALAELNLYYLNLVTVSRLERNPTVKAEIQQKNFNRSIPAGFFTYPVSQTADITAFKANLVPVGDDQEPMLEQAREIVRTFNSIYGEVLVEPEGVFPPKGQGRIPGLDGNAKMSKSLGNAIYLSDDEDTLKKKVMSMYTDPNHIHVEDPGQVEGNVVFTYLDIFDKDTAKVQELKDHYRHGGLGDVKIKRYLMEVLNAELAPIRQRRAEFAKDLPTVMDMLKAGSDRANQVAAQTLDEVKDAMGLNYFK; encoded by the coding sequence ATGAAAAAGAAAGTTATTTTAACCGGTGACCGCCCCACCGGCAAACTCCACATCGGGCATTACGTTGGTTCCCTGCGCGAACGGGTCAAGATGCAAGAAAGCGGCGAATACGATCCCTTCATCATGATCGCCGACCAACAAGCCCTAACCGATAACGCCCGCGACCCCGAAAAGATCCGCCGCTCCCTGACCGAAGTGGCCCTCGACTACCTGGCGGTGGGCCTGGACCCGGCCAAGTCGACCCTCTTCGTGCAATCCCAGATTCCGGCCCTGGCCGAACTGAACTTGTACTACCTCAACCTGGTGACCGTTTCCCGCTTGGAACGTAACCCGACCGTTAAGGCCGAAATCCAACAAAAGAACTTTAACCGCTCGATCCCGGCCGGTTTCTTCACCTACCCGGTCAGCCAAACCGCCGACATCACCGCCTTTAAGGCCAACCTGGTGCCGGTTGGTGACGACCAAGAACCGATGCTGGAACAGGCCCGCGAAATCGTCCGGACCTTTAACTCCATCTACGGCGAAGTGCTGGTCGAACCAGAAGGGGTCTTCCCGCCAAAGGGGCAGGGCCGGATCCCTGGTTTGGACGGTAACGCCAAGATGAGCAAGTCACTGGGCAACGCCATCTACTTATCCGATGACGAAGACACCCTAAAGAAAAAGGTCATGTCGATGTACACTGACCCGAACCACATTCACGTCGAAGACCCGGGCCAAGTCGAAGGCAACGTCGTTTTCACCTACCTAGACATCTTCGACAAGGACACCGCTAAGGTCCAAGAGCTAAAGGACCACTACCGCCACGGTGGCCTGGGGGACGTCAAGATTAAGCGTTACCTGATGGAAGTCCTTAACGCCGAGTTAGCCCCGATCCGACAACGGCGCGCCGAATTCGCCAAGGACCTCCCCACCGTCATGGACATGTTAAAGGCCGGCAGCGACCGGGCCAACCAAGTCGCCGCCCAGACCCTGGATGAAGTCAAGGATGCGATGGGGTTAAACTACTTCAAGTAG
- the tyrS gene encoding tyrosine--tRNA ligase: MNIIDELKWRGALNQATDEEGLRELTEEKKIALYCGTDPSGDSLHIGHLIPFMMLKRFQLAGHKPVILIGGGTGAIGDPSGRKTERDLETRSKLEQNVQSLTKQMIRLFGTENFTIVNNYDWLSKFTMIDFLRDYGKLFNLNTMLNKEVVASRLDAGISFTEFTYQILQAIDFLHLYRHNDVQLQIGGSDQWGNITSGIDLIHKVEGSDTKVFGVTIPLMLKADGTKFGKTAGGAVWLDPEKTSPYEFYQFWLNQDDRDVVKYLKYFTFLSQEEIAGLEEKVQTEPWKREAQRRLAQEVTTFVHGQAATDQAEKISAILFSGNIQDLTTAEVEQAFAGTPSVEVSAEPANIVDWLVDTKIEPSKRQAREDVKNGAIRVNGEKVTDLEATLDPTAKFDGKYVVIRRGKKNYTLAKVHA, from the coding sequence ATGAACATTATCGATGAATTGAAGTGGCGCGGGGCCTTAAACCAAGCCACCGACGAAGAAGGCTTACGGGAACTGACCGAAGAAAAGAAGATTGCCCTGTACTGTGGGACCGACCCGTCCGGTGACAGTCTACACATCGGCCATTTAATTCCCTTCATGATGCTCAAGCGGTTCCAATTAGCCGGTCACAAGCCGGTGATCCTGATTGGGGGAGGGACCGGGGCCATCGGGGATCCCTCCGGGCGCAAGACGGAACGGGACCTGGAAACGAGGTCCAAACTAGAACAAAACGTCCAATCCCTGACCAAGCAAATGATCCGCTTGTTCGGGACCGAAAACTTTACGATCGTTAACAACTACGACTGGCTGTCCAAGTTCACCATGATCGACTTCTTGCGCGACTACGGGAAGCTCTTCAACTTAAACACGATGCTCAACAAGGAAGTTGTCGCCTCCCGCCTGGACGCCGGGATCTCCTTTACCGAATTTACCTACCAAATCCTACAAGCGATCGACTTCTTGCACCTCTACCGCCACAACGACGTCCAACTCCAAATCGGGGGGTCCGACCAGTGGGGGAACATTACGTCGGGGATCGACCTGATTCACAAGGTTGAAGGCAGCGACACCAAGGTCTTCGGGGTAACGATTCCGCTGATGCTCAAGGCCGACGGGACCAAGTTCGGTAAGACCGCCGGGGGAGCCGTTTGGCTTGATCCCGAAAAGACCTCGCCGTACGAATTCTACCAATTCTGGTTGAACCAAGATGACCGCGACGTTGTGAAGTACCTCAAGTACTTCACCTTCTTATCCCAAGAAGAAATCGCCGGCTTAGAAGAAAAGGTCCAGACCGAACCGTGGAAGCGTGAAGCACAACGCCGCTTAGCCCAGGAAGTGACCACCTTCGTTCACGGCCAAGCCGCTACCGATCAGGCCGAAAAGATCTCGGCCATCCTCTTCTCCGGTAACATCCAAGACCTGACGACGGCCGAAGTTGAACAGGCCTTTGCCGGCACCCCGAGCGTCGAGGTCAGTGCCGAACCGGCCAACATCGTCGACTGGCTGGTCGACACTAAGATCGAACCTTCCAAGCGCCAGGCCCGCGAAGACGTCAAGAACGGCGCCATTCGCGTTAACGGCGAGAAGGTGACTGACCTTGAGGCCACCCTTGACCCCACCGCTAAGTTTGACGGTAAGTACGTGGTCATCCGGCGCGGTAAGAAGAACTACACCCTGGCAAAAGTCCACGCCTAG
- a CDS encoding ABC transporter substrate-binding protein/permease: MKHWLKRGLTSLAVVAGVILGLMVVGSEPAHAEKTYTIGTVDTFEPFEIQDKNGTYNGKNPGIEIEMLREIAKHEGFKYNLKIMSFNATLTALEAGQIDASMGGMSVTDERKAKIDFSKSYYTDGVVMAVPENSKITKLSQLKGKTVDVKSGTASAIYANSVKDKYGFKVKYFNTSNTMWNDVMNGNAAATFDDGPVLQYGIRNGIKLKIVTKEINSTPVAMGVKKGQNQELLNKLNDGITWLKETGRMQKIINKYTKGDAAKTETDSDRSVWGLIKSNKDALLSGLGETLLLTVVGVALAILFGGILGVMGISDRKIFSSISSVIIYIFRGMPMIVLAFFIYIGMPSVIGHKIPLFTAGILTLMLDEGAYVGAIVKGGFQAVDRGQWEAARSLGLPYYKTLVKVIMPQGIKIMVPSLVNQLIITLKDTSILSAIGVMELTQTGTVIIARNMEGFKIWLIIGVIYIIIITLLTWLSNYVQRKMA; the protein is encoded by the coding sequence ATGAAGCATTGGCTCAAACGTGGGCTAACTAGTCTGGCCGTAGTCGCCGGAGTCATACTCGGATTGATGGTGGTCGGCAGTGAACCTGCACACGCCGAAAAGACCTACACGATCGGGACGGTCGACACATTCGAACCCTTCGAAATTCAAGATAAAAACGGGACCTACAACGGGAAAAACCCCGGGATTGAAATTGAGATGCTGCGCGAAATCGCCAAGCACGAAGGATTTAAGTACAACTTAAAGATCATGTCTTTTAACGCCACCTTAACGGCGTTGGAAGCTGGTCAAATCGATGCTAGCATGGGTGGGATGTCGGTTACCGACGAACGGAAGGCCAAGATCGACTTCTCCAAGTCCTACTACACTGACGGGGTCGTAATGGCGGTGCCGGAAAACAGTAAGATCACCAAGCTCAGCCAGTTAAAGGGTAAGACCGTCGACGTTAAGTCCGGGACCGCCAGCGCCATTTACGCTAACTCGGTTAAGGACAAGTACGGCTTTAAGGTGAAGTACTTCAACACCTCCAACACGATGTGGAACGACGTGATGAACGGCAACGCCGCGGCCACCTTCGATGATGGCCCGGTTCTGCAATACGGGATCCGAAACGGGATCAAGCTTAAGATCGTCACCAAGGAAATTAACTCGACGCCAGTGGCCATGGGGGTTAAGAAGGGGCAAAACCAAGAACTGCTCAACAAGTTAAACGACGGGATCACCTGGCTCAAGGAAACGGGTCGGATGCAAAAGATCATCAACAAGTACACTAAGGGTGACGCTGCCAAGACCGAAACGGACAGCGACCGGAGCGTTTGGGGTCTGATCAAGTCCAACAAGGACGCCCTCTTAAGCGGGCTGGGTGAAACCCTGCTCCTGACCGTCGTCGGGGTAGCCTTAGCCATCTTGTTCGGGGGCATCCTCGGGGTGATGGGGATCTCCGACAGGAAGATCTTCTCGTCGATTTCTTCTGTCATCATCTACATCTTCCGGGGGATGCCAATGATCGTCTTGGCCTTCTTCATTTACATCGGGATGCCGTCCGTAATCGGCCACAAGATTCCGCTCTTTACCGCCGGAATTTTGACCCTGATGCTTGACGAAGGGGCCTACGTCGGGGCGATCGTTAAGGGTGGTTTCCAAGCCGTTGACCGCGGGCAGTGGGAAGCCGCTCGTTCACTGGGGCTACCGTACTACAAGACCTTAGTGAAGGTGATCATGCCACAAGGGATCAAGATCATGGTGCCGTCCTTGGTTAACCAATTGATCATCACCTTAAAGGACACGTCAATCCTTTCGGCAATCGGGGTCATGGAACTGACCCAAACCGGGACGGTCATCATCGCCCGGAACATGGAAGGGTTCAAGATATGGTTAATCATTGGGGTGATCTACATCATCATCATCACCCTGTTGACTTGGCTTTCAAACTACGTACAAAGAAAGATGGCTTAA
- a CDS encoding amino acid ABC transporter ATP-binding protein produces MDKKYKVQVVDLHKSYGNNEVLKGISLNVLPNEVVCMIGPSGSGKSTFLRCLNRLEETNSGHVYIDGYDIADKHTNIDLVRQNIGMVFQQFNLFPNMTVKQNITLAPTQLKKMTKEEADEAALKSLDVVGLKDKADVYPTTLSGGEKQRVAIARALAMKPDVMLFDEPTSALDPEMVGDVLEVMQTLAKQGMTMIVVTHEMGFAKRVADRVVFFHDGVIREQGTPEEIFDHPQHPDTKSFLDKVLNV; encoded by the coding sequence ATGGATAAGAAATACAAAGTTCAAGTAGTGGACCTCCATAAGAGCTATGGCAATAACGAGGTCTTAAAGGGCATTAGCCTCAACGTGTTACCAAACGAAGTGGTCTGCATGATCGGGCCGTCCGGGTCGGGGAAGAGTACCTTCTTGCGGTGCTTGAACCGGTTGGAAGAAACCAACTCCGGCCACGTTTACATCGATGGTTACGACATTGCCGACAAGCACACCAATATCGACTTGGTGCGCCAAAACATCGGGATGGTGTTCCAACAATTTAACCTTTTCCCGAACATGACCGTTAAGCAAAACATCACGCTGGCCCCTACCCAGCTCAAGAAGATGACCAAAGAAGAGGCGGACGAAGCCGCCCTCAAGTCCTTGGACGTCGTGGGCTTAAAGGACAAGGCCGATGTTTATCCGACGACGCTGTCCGGGGGAGAAAAGCAGCGGGTGGCAATTGCCCGGGCCCTGGCGATGAAGCCGGACGTGATGCTCTTTGACGAGCCAACCAGTGCGCTGGACCCAGAAATGGTGGGGGACGTGCTGGAGGTTATGCAAACCTTGGCTAAGCAGGGGATGACGATGATCGTCGTGACCCACGAAATGGGCTTTGCCAAGCGGGTGGCCGATCGCGTGGTCTTCTTCCATGATGGTGTGATCCGCGAACAAGGGACGCCGGAAGAGATCTTTGATCACCCGCAACACCCTGACACCAAGAGCTTCTTGGACAAGGTCTTAAATGTGTAA
- the tnpA gene encoding IS200/IS605 family transposase — translation MTKEKIKDAIYTRRYIYNFHYHLIWVTKYRNQTFTTEVLSNEMKAILQQVADDNDIVIEKMEVMPDHIHMLISFPPSKAPASAIKALKGRSAYIFLQNHPEIRCSQYWGGHLWSPSYYMSTLGNMSKEVVEKYINDQKYTETNKKPHKGAQ, via the coding sequence ATGACTAAAGAAAAAATCAAAGATGCCATTTATACTCGTCGTTATATCTATAATTTCCATTATCATTTGATCTGGGTAACTAAGTATCGCAATCAGACTTTTACAACCGAGGTCTTATCTAACGAAATGAAAGCTATCTTGCAGCAAGTTGCAGATGACAATGACATCGTAATCGAAAAGATGGAAGTCATGCCGGATCACATTCATATGCTGATCAGTTTTCCGCCAAGCAAAGCTCCGGCTAGTGCCATTAAGGCGCTCAAAGGACGTAGTGCCTATATTTTTTTACAGAATCATCCAGAAATACGATGTAGCCAATATTGGGGCGGTCATCTTTGGTCTCCGAGTTACTATATGAGTACATTGGGCAATATGAGCAAAGAAGTTGTCGAGAAATATATCAATGACCAAAAATATACAGAAACAAACAAAAAGCCCCATAAAGGGGCTCAATAG
- a CDS encoding amino acid permease, with protein sequence MDKQTETQPKLSRSLKSRHITMIAIGGAIGTGLFLGSGSAIRAAGPAIILTYLIVGIFCFFMMRALGELLLADPSKHSFIDSVKEYLGDRMEFIAGWTYWSCWLSLAMADLTATGIYLKYWFPNLPQWVGPLVIVALLMLVNMVNVGLFGELESWFSTIKVVAIIALIVVGLAMVLFHTKTHTGYASFANLVNHGGLFPTGAYGFLMSFQMVVFAFVGIEMVGLTAGETRDPNTDIPKAINTLPIRIGLFYIGSMIAIMAVYPWNKITTTSSPFVQVFTGIGVTSAAAILNFVVLTAAMSATNSAIFSTSRSLYALATGGNAPEKFADLSNKAVPNKALTFSSLILFVVVILNYVMPAGIFNIISGVSTINFVFVWLIILWCHIAYRKQHPEGIAGFSMPGYPITSWVTIIFFIFVLIVLFIVPATRVSLIISMVFFACLFVGYYFLAGRKKETEKN encoded by the coding sequence ATGGATAAGCAAACTGAAACGCAACCAAAGCTGTCACGCTCGTTAAAGAGCCGCCACATTACGATGATCGCCATTGGGGGCGCCATCGGGACCGGGCTATTCCTCGGTTCCGGGAGTGCCATTCGGGCCGCGGGGCCGGCGATTATTTTGACCTACCTGATCGTGGGGATCTTTTGTTTCTTCATGATGCGGGCGCTCGGGGAATTGCTCTTGGCCGACCCGTCCAAGCACTCCTTTATCGATTCGGTCAAGGAGTACTTGGGTGACCGGATGGAATTTATCGCCGGGTGGACGTACTGGTCTTGCTGGTTATCGCTGGCAATGGCCGATTTAACGGCGACCGGGATTTACCTCAAATACTGGTTCCCCAACCTGCCACAATGGGTGGGGCCGCTGGTAATCGTCGCCTTATTGATGCTGGTTAATATGGTCAACGTCGGGTTATTCGGCGAGTTAGAAAGCTGGTTTTCGACGATTAAAGTCGTCGCCATTATTGCCTTGATCGTCGTCGGCTTAGCCATGGTCCTCTTCCACACTAAGACCCACACCGGCTACGCCTCCTTTGCCAACCTGGTTAACCACGGGGGGCTGTTCCCAACCGGGGCGTACGGTTTCTTGATGTCCTTTCAAATGGTGGTCTTTGCCTTCGTGGGGATCGAAATGGTGGGGCTGACCGCTGGGGAAACCCGCGATCCCAACACCGACATCCCCAAGGCGATTAACACCTTGCCAATCCGGATCGGGCTCTTTTACATCGGGTCAATGATCGCCATCATGGCCGTCTACCCATGGAACAAGATCACCACGACTTCGAGCCCCTTCGTTCAGGTCTTCACCGGGATTGGGGTGACGTCGGCGGCCGCCATCTTAAACTTCGTGGTTTTAACCGCCGCCATGTCAGCCACCAACTCCGCCATCTTCTCCACCAGCCGCTCCCTGTACGCACTAGCAACCGGTGGTAACGCTCCGGAGAAGTTTGCCGACCTGTCCAACAAGGCGGTGCCCAACAAGGCCCTGACCTTCTCGTCTTTAATCCTGTTTGTGGTCGTGATCTTAAACTACGTCATGCCCGCCGGGATCTTTAACATCATTTCCGGGGTTTCGACGATCAACTTCGTCTTCGTTTGGCTGATTATCTTGTGGTGCCACATTGCCTACCGTAAGCAGCACCCAGAGGGAATCGCCGGCTTTTCGATGCCTGGTTACCCAATCACTAGCTGGGTGACGATTATCTTCTTTATCTTTGTTTTAATTGTCCTCTTCATCGTGCCAGCAACCCGGGTTTCCTTGATCATTTCAATGGTCTTCTTTGCCTGCCTTTTCGTTGGCTACTACTTCTTAGCGGGGCGCAAAAAGGAGACCGAAAAAAATTAG
- a CDS encoding NupC/NupG family nucleoside CNT transporter: protein MYLAINILGIIVFLAIGFLFSKNKKAINWKAIAIMVVLNLALAWFLTGSAAGRAGVKAAADGFAWIVDISSTGTIFALGGWYDAKNLNFICSALMPILMIVPMFDILTYIGVLPWIIKWIGRGLSFITGQPKFESFFAVEMMFLGNTEVLAISGMQLRKMSRERNLTIAMMSMSCVTASILGAYIEMMPGQFILTAVPINIVNALIATALMNPIVVPEEEDTIETIKQEGEKREPFFSFLGDSILGAGRLILIIVANVVAFVALAALIDKLLALIWKPLSLEAILGVIMFPFSWLMGLPVHQAWMLSQDMGMKLVTNEFVVMGKVTGVINQYPEHLKAVLTTFVTSFANFGTLGMVIGAFKGLVGKEDNDYIATNIGYLLLSGILVSLLSAAIVGLFVW from the coding sequence ATGTATCTTGCAATCAATATTCTTGGGATAATTGTCTTCTTGGCAATTGGATTCCTCTTCTCCAAGAACAAGAAAGCGATCAACTGGAAGGCCATCGCCATCATGGTGGTCCTCAACTTGGCCTTGGCTTGGTTCTTGACCGGTTCTGCTGCCGGACGTGCCGGGGTTAAGGCTGCCGCTGACGGCTTTGCCTGGATTGTTGATATTTCCTCTACCGGGACGATCTTCGCCCTTGGTGGTTGGTATGACGCAAAGAACTTAAACTTCATCTGTTCGGCACTGATGCCAATCCTGATGATTGTTCCAATGTTTGATATCCTGACTTACATCGGGGTCTTACCTTGGATCATCAAGTGGATCGGACGGGGCCTGTCCTTTATCACCGGCCAACCGAAGTTTGAATCCTTCTTCGCCGTTGAAATGATGTTCTTAGGGAACACGGAAGTTCTGGCCATCTCCGGGATGCAATTACGGAAGATGAGTCGCGAACGGAACCTGACGATCGCCATGATGTCAATGTCATGTGTGACGGCGTCGATCTTAGGGGCCTACATCGAAATGATGCCGGGGCAATTTATCCTAACGGCGGTGCCGATTAACATTGTCAACGCCCTGATTGCGACTGCGTTAATGAACCCAATCGTTGTACCAGAAGAAGAAGACACGATTGAAACCATCAAGCAAGAAGGCGAAAAGCGTGAACCATTCTTCTCCTTCTTAGGGGATTCTATTTTGGGCGCCGGTCGGTTAATCCTGATCATCGTCGCAAACGTTGTAGCCTTTGTTGCCTTGGCCGCCTTGATTGACAAGCTCTTGGCCTTGATCTGGAAGCCACTCTCCTTGGAAGCCATCCTTGGGGTCATCATGTTCCCATTCTCCTGGTTAATGGGGCTGCCAGTGCACCAAGCCTGGATGCTTTCCCAAGACATGGGGATGAAGCTGGTTACCAACGAATTCGTTGTTATGGGTAAGGTGACCGGTGTCATCAACCAATACCCAGAACACTTAAAGGCCGTTTTGACCACCTTCGTAACGTCCTTTGCCAACTTCGGGACGCTCGGGATGGTCATCGGGGCCTTCAAGGGTCTGGTTGGTAAGGAAGATAACGACTACATTGCCACTAACATTGGCTACCTGTTGTTATCCGGGATCTTAGTATCCCTGCTGTCCGCCGCAATTGTTGGTTTGTTTGTTTGGTAG
- the rihC gene encoding ribonucleoside hydrolase RihC, producing MTTKIIMDTDPGIDDAAALTMAINDPSLDLKLITTVAGNVTVDKTTANALKIVNFFGKNDQIPVAGGAVAPLIKPFEDAARIHGESGMPGYDFGDDFGQPLAKTAVEALRDAIMAEDEVTLVPTGSYTNIALLFSQYPEVKSHIKQIVAMGGSISGGNMTSAAEFNVFTDPDAAKIMYNAGVPIVMVGLDVTLKALLTPASQEKLLEMGEAGKMLHDLVTHYNDGDDQDGHPMHDVNTIFYLLHPEAFTTKEMWIDVVTDGPAIGATVGDVRGAYHDGKVNAKVCVDIDAAAFNKWFLEEVAAMNK from the coding sequence ATGACGACTAAAATTATTATGGATACTGACCCAGGAATTGATGACGCAGCCGCACTGACGATGGCGATCAACGACCCGAGCCTAGACCTGAAGCTGATCACTACGGTGGCTGGGAACGTAACCGTTGATAAGACGACCGCCAACGCCTTAAAGATCGTTAACTTCTTTGGCAAAAACGACCAAATCCCGGTGGCCGGCGGGGCGGTGGCGCCGTTAATCAAGCCGTTTGAAGACGCGGCCCGCATTCACGGGGAATCCGGGATGCCGGGTTACGACTTCGGCGATGACTTTGGTCAACCGCTAGCAAAGACGGCCGTCGAAGCCTTGCGCGACGCCATCATGGCAGAAGATGAGGTGACCCTGGTGCCAACCGGCTCCTACACCAACATCGCCCTGCTCTTCTCCCAGTACCCAGAGGTGAAGTCCCACATCAAGCAAATCGTGGCGATGGGTGGTTCCATCTCCGGTGGGAACATGACCTCGGCCGCTGAGTTCAACGTCTTTACCGACCCGGACGCCGCTAAGATCATGTACAACGCCGGCGTACCGATTGTGATGGTCGGCCTGGACGTGACCTTAAAGGCCCTCCTAACCCCAGCCAGCCAAGAGAAGCTCCTGGAGATGGGCGAAGCCGGCAAGATGCTTCACGACCTGGTGACCCACTACAACGACGGGGACGACCAGGACGGGCACCCGATGCACGACGTTAACACGATCTTCTACCTCCTCCACCCGGAGGCCTTCACGACCAAGGAAATGTGGATCGACGTGGTAACGGATGGCCCGGCCATTGGGGCTACGGTTGGTGACGTTCGTGGCGCCTACCACGACGGCAAGGTCAACGCTAAGGTCTGCGTTGACATCGACGCCGCGGCCTTCAACAAGTGGTTCTTAGAAGAAGTGGCGGCAATGAATAAGTAA
- the rsmG gene encoding 16S rRNA (guanine(527)-N(7))-methyltransferase RsmG, whose product MNPEEFRQALLDHGIALTDAQMAQFARYYQLLVQTNEHLNLTAITAETEVYLKHFYDSLTGAFAYPKLQSQALTLCDIGAGAGFPSLPLKIAFPQLEVTIVDSLNKRINFLADLCDDLGLTGVHLVHDRAETFAAKGSPYREQFDLVTARAVARLVVLGELCLPAAKVGGAFLAYKASAVNDELKLATGAINKLGGQVAGTTKLTLPTKPEAEERNLVVIDKVAKTPGKYPRRPGVPAKKPLINV is encoded by the coding sequence ATGAACCCAGAAGAATTTCGTCAAGCCCTCCTTGACCACGGCATTGCGCTGACGGACGCCCAGATGGCGCAGTTTGCGCGTTACTATCAGCTGCTGGTTCAAACCAACGAACACTTAAACCTAACGGCGATTACGGCCGAAACAGAAGTTTACCTGAAACACTTTTACGATTCTTTGACCGGGGCCTTCGCCTACCCTAAGCTCCAAAGCCAAGCCCTGACTTTGTGCGACATTGGGGCCGGGGCGGGTTTCCCGTCCTTGCCGCTGAAGATCGCCTTTCCCCAGTTGGAAGTCACGATCGTTGATTCCTTAAACAAGCGGATCAACTTCTTGGCCGACCTGTGTGATGACCTCGGCTTGACCGGGGTGCACCTGGTTCACGACCGGGCCGAAACCTTTGCGGCCAAGGGAAGCCCGTACCGCGAACAGTTCGACTTAGTAACTGCCCGGGCGGTGGCCCGCTTGGTGGTGCTCGGCGAGTTGTGCCTGCCAGCGGCCAAGGTCGGTGGGGCCTTTTTGGCTTACAAGGCCAGCGCCGTTAATGATGAGTTAAAATTGGCGACCGGAGCGATTAACAAGCTGGGTGGCCAGGTGGCGGGGACGACCAAGTTGACCCTGCCAACCAAGCCGGAAGCAGAGGAGCGCAACCTGGTGGTGATCGATAAGGTCGCTAAGACGCCGGGGAAGTATCCGCGGCGCCCCGGGGTACCCGCTAAGAAGCCACTGATTAACGTCTAG